A genomic region of Phenylobacterium parvum contains the following coding sequences:
- a CDS encoding ATP-binding protein translates to MVNTNSALVAAQFDFANQDLRIARLKADQLQKDAELARSRNRITLILLGGSVLTAGLMGFNFLSLRRSSRRIEAANTRLNAANDSLEQALKAKSEFLATTSHEIRTPLNGILGVTQVLLADPNITPEVRDRVTLMHGAGETMRALVSDILDAAKIENGSLTIEKGETDLAGLLDDAGRFWTDKAEEKGLSLTVDRGETPARIVEDGPRLRQVVFNLLSNAIKFTDAGSVGLTAGVEGEGPAERLVIRVADSGIGIPLDQMEGIFESFRQVDSGVTRRFGGTGLGLSISRDLAEAMGGTLGVESELGRGSTFTLTLPLVRLSSSAAGMDEDPCPDGDVFLIVEANPLTQSVLKSVVAPLGLAAETAASLDAAMERLAAGGVSAVLVDAAGLGAEMEDRLQSVSRLAAAGARRIVVTWPSPDAETLHALGEAGAAQVIAKPISAARLIAALREGLDAKA, encoded by the coding sequence ATGGTCAACACCAACTCCGCCCTGGTGGCGGCTCAGTTCGACTTCGCCAACCAGGACCTTCGCATCGCCCGGCTCAAGGCCGACCAGCTGCAGAAGGATGCGGAGCTGGCGCGATCCCGGAACCGGATCACACTGATCCTCCTGGGCGGCTCGGTCCTGACGGCCGGGCTTATGGGCTTCAACTTCCTGTCCCTGCGGCGCAGCAGCCGGCGGATCGAGGCGGCCAATACGCGCCTTAACGCCGCCAACGACTCCCTGGAGCAGGCCCTCAAGGCCAAGAGCGAGTTCCTGGCCACCACGAGCCACGAGATCCGCACCCCGCTGAACGGCATTCTCGGGGTGACCCAGGTCCTTCTGGCCGACCCGAACATCACGCCCGAGGTCCGCGACCGGGTCACGCTCATGCATGGCGCCGGAGAGACCATGCGCGCCCTGGTCAGCGATATCCTGGACGCCGCCAAGATCGAGAATGGATCCCTGACCATCGAGAAGGGGGAGACGGACCTGGCTGGACTGCTGGACGATGCAGGCCGTTTCTGGACCGACAAGGCGGAGGAGAAGGGACTTTCCCTGACGGTGGACCGGGGCGAAACGCCCGCCCGCATCGTCGAGGACGGTCCGCGCCTTCGGCAGGTCGTGTTCAACCTCCTGTCCAACGCCATCAAGTTCACGGACGCGGGATCGGTGGGGCTCACCGCTGGCGTCGAGGGCGAGGGCCCCGCAGAGCGCCTTGTCATCCGCGTGGCCGACTCCGGCATCGGCATTCCCCTCGATCAGATGGAAGGCATCTTTGAGTCCTTCCGCCAGGTGGACAGCGGGGTGACCCGCAGGTTCGGCGGGACGGGCCTTGGCCTGTCGATCAGCCGGGACCTGGCCGAGGCCATGGGCGGAACCCTCGGCGTGGAAAGCGAGTTGGGCAGGGGATCCACCTTCACCCTCACCCTGCCTCTTGTCCGGCTCTCCTCGAGCGCCGCAGGCATGGACGAAGACCCCTGCCCCGATGGCGATGTCTTCCTGATCGTCGAGGCCAATCCCCTCACCCAGTCGGTCCTGAAGTCGGTGGTGGCGCCCCTGGGCCTGGCGGCTGAGACCGCAGCCAGCCTTGACGCTGCCATGGAAAGGCTCGCCGCCGGCGGCGTTTCTGCAGTTCTCGTGGATGCGGCGGGCCTGGGCGCGGAGATGGAGGATCGCCTCCAGTCGGTTTCGCGGCTGGCCGCGGCCGGCGCGCGGCGCATCGTCGTGACCTGGCCCTCTCCGGACGCGGAGACCCTGCACGCCCTTGGGGAGGCGGGCGCAGCCCAGGTGATCGCCAAGCCGATCTCCGCCGCCCGCCTGATAGCCGCCCTTCGCGAGGGACTTGACGCAAAGGCCTGA
- a CDS encoding response regulator, translating into MIVEAADVDVLFVEDNEMNRRVVKDMLGVAGVRVDEAPEAMTGLRMIDEGDYDLILMDLRMPGMDGLTAIRHIRARPDDKARLPVIVVTADTSLTIREDCLAAGADDVVLKPVSMNLLFDAMGRTMTARDGDGPILE; encoded by the coding sequence ATGATCGTGGAAGCTGCTGACGTGGACGTTCTCTTCGTCGAGGACAACGAGATGAACCGGCGTGTCGTGAAGGACATGCTGGGCGTCGCCGGCGTGCGCGTCGACGAGGCGCCTGAGGCCATGACCGGCCTTCGGATGATCGACGAGGGCGATTACGACCTCATCCTGATGGACCTTCGCATGCCGGGCATGGACGGTCTGACCGCCATCCGGCACATCCGCGCACGGCCCGACGACAAGGCGCGCCTTCCCGTCATTGTCGTCACCGCCGACACCAGCCTGACCATCCGCGAGGACTGCCTGGCCGCCGGGGCCGATGACGTCGTGCTCAAACCGGTGTCCATGAACCTGCTCTTCGACGCCATGGGCCGGACCATGACCGCCCGGGATGGCGACGGACCCATCCTGGAATAG
- a CDS encoding NnrU family protein, whose product MLQLILSCAVFLILHLWVSGTPLRDRLVARLGEGPYLGLFSLASVVVLVWMLMAYGAARSEGPHAVWWGPSPLTLHIQLVLMLVAFLLAVPGLLTRNPGSVGQTGALQDPDPVRGVLRITRHPFLWGVAIWSAGHLLVNGDLISLILFGTMGVLAVGGAASIDAKRRRTHGEGWAAFEARSSFLPFGAILQGRQALRPAEFGLQALIALAIYLAALLAHPLIAGVPALG is encoded by the coding sequence TTGCTCCAGCTCATCCTGTCCTGCGCCGTCTTCCTTATCCTGCACCTCTGGGTGTCCGGAACGCCCCTGCGGGATCGCCTGGTCGCCCGCCTGGGCGAGGGTCCCTACCTGGGCCTCTTCTCCCTGGCCTCGGTGGTCGTGCTGGTCTGGATGCTCATGGCTTACGGCGCCGCCCGGTCTGAGGGACCCCATGCGGTCTGGTGGGGGCCCTCCCCTCTGACCCTCCATATCCAGCTGGTCCTCATGCTGGTCGCCTTCCTGCTGGCGGTTCCCGGCCTTTTGACCCGGAACCCCGGCTCGGTGGGCCAGACCGGCGCCCTCCAGGACCCCGATCCGGTGCGAGGCGTCCTGCGCATCACGCGGCACCCCTTCCTCTGGGGGGTGGCGATCTGGTCGGCCGGGCACCTGTTGGTGAACGGCGACCTGATCTCGCTCATCCTGTTCGGGACGATGGGCGTGCTGGCTGTCGGCGGCGCCGCGAGCATCGACGCCAAGCGGCGGCGGACCCATGGCGAAGGCTGGGCGGCCTTCGAGGCCCGCTCGTCCTTCCTGCCCTTCGGCGCCATCCTGCAGGGCCGGCAGGCCCTGCGGCCGGCCGAGTTCGGCCTGCAGGCCCTGATCGCCCTGGCGATCTACCTGGCGGCCCTGCTGGCCCACCCGCTCATCGCCGGAGTCCCGGCCCTGGGCTGA
- the ilvD gene encoding dihydroxy-acid dehydratase, which produces MMRKPDGTWDKSRLPSRHVTEGPARAPHRSYYYAMGLGTREIAQPFVGVASCWNEAAPCNTALMRQAHSVSEGVKKAGATPREFCTITVTDGIAMGHEGMRSSLVSRDLIADSVELTMRGHGYDALVGIAGCDKSLPGMMMAMLRLNVPAVFLYGGSILPGSWQGRDVTVVDVFEAVGQHSAGKMSLDDLCSLEQHACPSDGACGGQFTANTMACVSEAIGLALPLSAALPAPYLSRDAYAVASGEAVVRLIETQLRPRDFITRKSFENAAAVVAATGGSTNAALHLPAMAHECGVSFTLRDFAEIAQRTPHIADLKPGGRFVAKDMGEAGGMPMLLKTLLEGGYIHGDCMTVTGKTIAENVRDVAWRDDQEVIRAVSNPLSPTGGVVGLWGSLAPDGAIVKVAGMASHRSHRGPARVFDGEQACFEAVERGDYQDGDVLVIRYEGARGGPGMREMLSTTAALSGQGRGDKVALVTDGRFSGATRGLCIGHVGPEAQMGGPIGLIQDGDIINIDADAGILDLEVAPEELERRRKSWKPRQTDYGSGALWKYAQIVGPAHEGAVTHPGLAGERHVYADI; this is translated from the coding sequence ATGATGCGCAAGCCCGACGGAACCTGGGACAAGTCCCGCCTGCCGAGCCGTCATGTGACGGAGGGACCCGCCCGGGCGCCGCACCGGTCCTACTACTACGCCATGGGCCTTGGGACGCGGGAGATCGCCCAGCCCTTCGTCGGCGTGGCGTCCTGCTGGAACGAGGCCGCCCCCTGCAACACCGCCCTGATGCGCCAGGCCCATTCCGTCTCGGAAGGGGTCAAGAAGGCCGGCGCCACGCCCCGGGAGTTCTGCACCATCACCGTTACCGACGGGATCGCCATGGGCCATGAGGGCATGCGCTCCTCCCTGGTGAGCCGCGACCTGATCGCCGACTCCGTCGAGCTGACCATGCGCGGCCACGGCTACGACGCCTTGGTGGGCATCGCCGGCTGCGACAAGTCCCTGCCGGGCATGATGATGGCCATGCTGCGCCTGAACGTGCCCGCGGTCTTCCTGTATGGCGGCTCGATCCTGCCGGGGTCCTGGCAGGGCCGGGACGTCACCGTGGTCGACGTCTTCGAGGCGGTCGGCCAGCATTCTGCGGGCAAGATGAGCCTGGATGACCTGTGCTCCCTCGAGCAGCACGCCTGTCCCTCGGACGGCGCCTGCGGCGGCCAGTTCACCGCCAACACCATGGCCTGCGTCTCCGAGGCCATCGGGCTGGCCCTGCCGCTCTCGGCGGCCCTGCCGGCGCCCTATCTCAGCCGTGACGCCTACGCCGTGGCCTCGGGCGAAGCGGTCGTTCGCCTGATCGAGACCCAGCTGCGGCCCAGGGACTTCATCACCCGCAAGTCCTTCGAGAACGCCGCCGCCGTGGTCGCCGCGACGGGGGGCTCCACCAATGCGGCGCTTCACCTTCCGGCCATGGCCCACGAGTGCGGCGTGTCCTTCACCCTCCGCGACTTCGCCGAGATCGCCCAGCGCACCCCGCACATCGCCGACCTGAAGCCGGGCGGCCGTTTCGTGGCCAAGGACATGGGCGAGGCCGGGGGCATGCCCATGCTGCTCAAGACCCTGCTGGAGGGCGGCTACATCCACGGCGACTGCATGACCGTGACCGGCAAGACCATTGCCGAGAATGTCCGCGACGTGGCCTGGCGCGATGACCAGGAGGTGATCCGCGCGGTCTCCAACCCCCTTTCGCCCACCGGCGGCGTGGTCGGGCTCTGGGGCTCGCTGGCCCCGGACGGCGCCATCGTGAAGGTGGCGGGCATGGCCTCGCACCGGTCGCACCGGGGGCCGGCCCGGGTGTTCGATGGCGAACAGGCCTGCTTCGAGGCCGTCGAGCGCGGCGACTACCAGGACGGCGACGTGCTGGTCATCCGCTACGAGGGCGCCCGCGGCGGGCCGGGCATGCGCGAGATGCTGTCGACGACCGCGGCGCTGAGCGGACAGGGGCGTGGCGACAAGGTGGCCCTGGTCACCGACGGCCGCTTCTCGGGGGCCACGCGCGGCCTCTGCATCGGCCATGTCGGCCCCGAAGCCCAGATGGGCGGTCCCATCGGCCTGATCCAGGACGGCGACATCATCAATATCGACGCCGATGCGGGGATCCTCGACCTGGAGGTCGCCCCCGAGGAGCTGGAGCGTCGCCGCAAGTCCTGGAAGCCCCGCCAGACGGACTACGGCTCCGGCGCCCTTTGGAAGTACGCCCAGATTGTCGGCCCGGCGCATGAGGGCGCGGTGACGCATCCCGGGCTGGCCGGCGAGCGTCACGTCTACGCCGACATCTGA
- a CDS encoding MFS transporter, with protein MAHKASADRSRLRSILAGSTGNMVETFDWFVYAAFALYFAPAFFPKGDQTAQLLGSAAVYAVGFLARPFGAWIMGLYGDRSGRRAAMIASVALMCLGSLIIGLCPGYAQIGIAAPAILVFARILQGVSMGGEYGASATYLSEMASRDRRGFWSGVFYSTLMSGQLLALFLLLALTALLPPDQMNAWGWRVAFIVGALMATAVLFMRRGMEETPSFKARDGSRTATLRLLTEHPRETMMVFGLTAGGTLAYYTFGTYMQKFLVNTSGFSKDQSNLITTAALACFVLMQPVSGALSDRFGRRALLLAFGVGGVLMTWPVLTTLAVTREPLTAFLLVLGSLAVISGYTSVSAIVKAEMFPTEIRALGVALPYAIANALFGGSAEFIALSFKKAGFEPGFYIYVTAVIGLSLLTYLLMPDTRRTSRILED; from the coding sequence ATGGCGCACAAGGCCAGCGCGGACCGCTCTCGGCTCAGGTCGATCCTGGCCGGATCCACCGGCAACATGGTCGAGACCTTCGACTGGTTCGTCTACGCCGCCTTCGCCCTCTATTTCGCCCCCGCCTTCTTCCCCAAGGGCGACCAGACCGCCCAGCTCCTCGGCTCGGCGGCGGTCTACGCCGTGGGGTTCCTGGCCCGGCCCTTCGGCGCCTGGATCATGGGCCTTTACGGCGACCGCTCCGGCCGTCGCGCGGCGATGATCGCCTCCGTGGCCCTCATGTGCCTGGGCTCGCTGATCATCGGCCTGTGCCCAGGTTACGCCCAGATCGGGATCGCCGCCCCGGCCATCCTGGTCTTCGCCCGTATCCTGCAGGGGGTCAGCATGGGCGGGGAGTACGGCGCCAGCGCCACCTACCTGTCCGAGATGGCGTCGCGGGACCGCCGCGGCTTCTGGTCGGGGGTGTTCTATTCCACCCTGATGAGCGGCCAACTCCTGGCCCTCTTCCTGCTGCTCGCCCTCACCGCCCTCCTGCCGCCGGACCAGATGAACGCCTGGGGCTGGCGGGTCGCCTTCATCGTCGGCGCCCTGATGGCGACGGCGGTCCTGTTCATGCGGCGCGGGATGGAGGAAACCCCCTCCTTCAAGGCGCGCGATGGCTCGCGCACCGCCACCTTGCGTCTCCTGACCGAGCATCCGCGGGAGACGATGATGGTCTTCGGCCTGACCGCCGGGGGCACCCTCGCCTACTACACCTTCGGGACCTACATGCAGAAGTTCCTGGTCAACACGTCAGGCTTCTCGAAGGACCAGTCCAACCTGATCACCACGGCGGCGCTCGCCTGCTTCGTGCTGATGCAGCCTGTGTCCGGAGCCCTGTCCGACCGGTTCGGCCGGCGGGCCCTGCTCCTCGCCTTCGGGGTCGGTGGGGTGCTGATGACCTGGCCGGTCCTCACGACCCTTGCGGTGACGCGCGAGCCGTTGACCGCCTTTCTCCTGGTGCTGGGCAGCCTAGCGGTGATCAGCGGCTACACTTCGGTCAGCGCCATCGTGAAGGCCGAGATGTTCCCCACCGAGATCCGGGCCCTGGGCGTCGCCCTGCCCTACGCCATCGCCAACGCCCTGTTCGGCGGTTCAGCCGAGTTCATCGCCCTCAGCTTCAAGAAGGCGGGCTTCGAGCCGGGCTTCTACATCTACGTCACCGCAGTGATCGGCCTTTCCCTCCTGACCTACCTCCTCATGCCCGACACCCGTCGGACCAGCCGGATCCTCGAGGACTGA
- a CDS encoding tetratricopeptide repeat protein, translating to MTTGDPAALFDAAVADHRAGRLDAARQGYRSVLAAVPGHGHALYNLGVAERSLGRVGEAIRLWTGLVEAEPRRVEALLALSRAYRTLGDDAGSLAFAERAAAVEPASADAQNLRSNALRSLGRNGEALEALDLALKADPSYALGHANRGHLLSALKRHAEAVESYRAAFALDPDLPDLAGALLDQQMRCCDWRDFGDLQVRVRDGVRRLEPVTIPFTFLAHNDDPGDQMACVRTHVKVRFPQVPAPLWTGQTYRHDRIRVAYVSSDFRIHAVSQLLVGLLERHDRDRFEIHGLALPPRVEDDMRDRVRAACDVFTDVSGLDDAAIAAAIRTAEIDIAVDLNGFTTFCRPGVFARRCAPVQINYLGYPGAMGSLAADYILADRTVIPPSESVHYDEKIIRLPFAYQPNDDRRVIAQETPTRTEAGLPETGFVFCSFNASYKITPEVFDVWMGLLRQVDNSVLWLLGGDAGIERNLRASASERGVSPERLVFAPKVALEAHLARHRLADLFLDTLPYNAHTTASDALWAGLPLITCAGRSFAARVAASLLAATGLPDLATTSLDDYQALALALARDPQRLAALRARLAANLPDAPLFDTDRTRRQVEAAYATAWRRRMAGLAPRSFDVPEDA from the coding sequence GTGACAACGGGGGATCCGGCGGCCCTGTTCGACGCCGCGGTCGCGGATCACAGGGCCGGCCGCCTCGACGCCGCGCGACAGGGCTACCGGAGCGTCCTGGCCGCCGTTCCTGGCCATGGCCACGCCCTCTACAACCTCGGGGTCGCCGAGCGGTCCCTTGGACGGGTCGGAGAGGCGATCCGCCTCTGGACGGGCCTGGTCGAGGCCGAGCCCCGGCGTGTCGAGGCCCTGCTGGCCCTGAGCCGGGCCTACCGGACCCTGGGAGACGATGCTGGTTCCCTCGCGTTTGCAGAGCGCGCCGCCGCGGTCGAACCCGCCTCTGCGGACGCGCAGAACCTGCGATCCAACGCCCTTCGAAGCCTGGGGCGCAATGGCGAGGCGCTGGAGGCCCTGGACCTCGCCCTCAAGGCCGATCCATCCTACGCCCTCGGGCACGCCAACCGCGGCCACCTGCTGTCCGCTCTCAAGCGACATGCCGAGGCCGTGGAGTCCTACCGGGCGGCCTTCGCCCTGGACCCGGACCTGCCCGACCTTGCCGGAGCCCTCCTGGACCAGCAGATGCGCTGCTGCGACTGGCGGGATTTCGGCGACCTGCAGGTGCGGGTGCGCGACGGGGTCCGGCGCTTGGAGCCGGTCACCATCCCCTTCACCTTCCTCGCCCACAATGATGACCCGGGCGACCAGATGGCCTGTGTCCGCACCCACGTGAAGGTCCGGTTCCCGCAGGTCCCCGCACCGCTCTGGACGGGACAGACCTATCGCCACGACCGCATCCGGGTGGCCTATGTCTCTTCCGACTTCCGCATTCACGCGGTCTCCCAGCTGCTGGTCGGGCTGCTGGAGCGTCACGACCGGGACCGGTTCGAGATCCATGGCCTGGCCCTTCCGCCCCGGGTCGAGGACGACATGCGCGACCGGGTCCGGGCGGCCTGCGACGTCTTCACGGACGTCTCGGGCCTTGACGACGCGGCCATCGCCGCCGCCATCCGCACGGCGGAGATCGACATCGCGGTGGACCTCAACGGCTTCACGACCTTTTGCCGGCCGGGGGTCTTCGCGCGACGATGCGCCCCCGTGCAGATCAACTACCTGGGCTATCCGGGAGCCATGGGCAGCCTGGCGGCGGATTACATCCTGGCGGATCGAACCGTCATTCCACCTTCTGAATCCGTTCATTACGACGAAAAGATCATCCGGCTTCCCTTTGCCTACCAGCCCAATGACGACCGCCGGGTGATTGCGCAGGAGACGCCCACACGCACCGAGGCCGGCCTGCCGGAAACGGGCTTCGTCTTCTGCAGCTTCAACGCCAGCTACAAGATCACCCCCGAAGTCTTTGATGTCTGGATGGGGCTTCTGCGCCAGGTGGACAACTCGGTCCTGTGGCTTCTGGGCGGGGACGCCGGGATCGAGCGCAACCTCAGGGCGTCGGCGTCGGAACGGGGAGTGTCTCCGGAGCGGCTGGTGTTCGCCCCGAAGGTCGCGTTGGAGGCGCACCTGGCCCGCCACCGCCTGGCTGACCTCTTCCTAGACACCCTGCCGTACAATGCACACACCACCGCCAGCGACGCCCTGTGGGCCGGCCTGCCGCTGATCACCTGCGCCGGCCGCAGCTTTGCAGCGAGGGTGGCGGCCTCCCTGCTGGCCGCCACGGGCCTGCCGGACCTGGCGACGACCTCCCTGGACGATTACCAGGCCCTGGCCCTGGCCCTGGCGCGCGATCCGCAGCGCCTCGCCGCCCTCCGGGCGCGCCTGGCGGCCAACCTTCCCGACGCCCCCCTGTTCGATACGGACCGGACCCGGCGGCAGGTGGAGGCGGCCTACGCGACGGCCTGGCGTCGCCGGATGGCCGGGCTGGCGCCGCGCAGCTTCGACGTGCCCGAGGACGCCTGA
- a CDS encoding glutathione peroxidase — MTSLYDFSFTSIDGEPLPMTGFRDRAVLVVNTASRCGLTPQYDGLEALYAKYREQGLTVLGVPCNQFMGQEPGTEAEIKEFCETRFKIDFPLTAKADVKGASAHPFYKWALETLGEAADPAWNFHKLLVGRDGRLIAAFGPRTDPQAPEIVSAVEAALAAPAGA, encoded by the coding sequence ATGACCAGCCTCTACGACTTCAGCTTCACCTCCATCGACGGAGAGCCTCTGCCAATGACCGGGTTCCGGGACCGTGCGGTCCTGGTGGTCAACACCGCCTCGCGGTGCGGGCTGACGCCCCAGTATGACGGCCTTGAGGCCCTCTACGCCAAGTACCGGGAGCAGGGCCTGACCGTGCTCGGCGTGCCCTGCAACCAGTTCATGGGGCAGGAGCCGGGCACCGAGGCCGAGATCAAGGAATTCTGCGAGACGCGCTTCAAGATCGATTTCCCCCTGACCGCCAAGGCGGACGTGAAGGGCGCCTCGGCCCATCCCTTCTACAAGTGGGCCCTCGAGACCCTGGGCGAGGCGGCGGACCCGGCCTGGAACTTCCACAAGCTTTTGGTGGGCCGTGACGGGCGACTGATCGCCGCCTTCGGCCCGCGCACGGATCCCCAGGCTCCCGAGATCGTCTCGGCGGTCGAGGCGGCCCTCGCGGCCCCCGCCGGCGCGTGA
- a CDS encoding Gfo/Idh/MocA family protein, producing MDKVLRGGVIGAGVFGGYHARQYAQAAGARLAAVFDPDLERAREVASRHEAEAFSELPAFLDAVDVVTVASPGVRHADGALAALKAGRPVYVEKPLAVSLEESDRILAEASRRGLVVACGHQERVVFDAIGLFSAPERPLRLEAVRQGPVSQRSLDISVILDLMIHDLDLALALSAGAPLAAEGEGDIAYSGGLDAVRAEVTFDDGFTALFDASRMAPERRRSMKVVYPSGELEIDFLARTFRNTTGFDLNPDFAETPGARDPLGASVGAFLACVRGERGRPVVTGEEAARALDLALAIERAVDEAGPRHHV from the coding sequence ATGGACAAGGTCCTGAGGGGCGGGGTGATCGGCGCCGGGGTGTTCGGGGGCTACCACGCCCGACAGTACGCCCAGGCTGCGGGCGCGCGACTGGCCGCCGTCTTCGACCCGGACCTGGAGCGGGCCCGCGAGGTGGCTTCCCGACATGAGGCGGAGGCCTTCTCGGAACTCCCGGCCTTCCTGGACGCCGTCGATGTGGTGACCGTGGCGTCCCCGGGGGTCCGTCATGCCGACGGCGCCCTGGCGGCCCTCAAGGCGGGGCGTCCGGTTTATGTCGAGAAACCCCTGGCGGTGAGCCTGGAGGAGTCCGACCGCATCCTGGCGGAGGCTTCGCGGCGCGGCCTGGTGGTGGCGTGCGGGCACCAGGAGAGGGTGGTCTTCGACGCCATCGGCCTGTTCAGCGCGCCGGAGCGACCCCTGAGGCTCGAGGCGGTGCGGCAGGGACCTGTCAGCCAGCGTAGCCTCGACATCTCCGTCATCCTCGACCTGATGATCCACGACCTCGACCTGGCCCTGGCCCTCTCGGCGGGCGCGCCCCTGGCGGCGGAGGGGGAGGGCGACATCGCCTACAGCGGCGGGCTGGACGCCGTGCGCGCCGAGGTGACCTTCGACGATGGCTTCACCGCCCTCTTCGACGCCTCGCGCATGGCGCCCGAGCGACGGCGGTCGATGAAGGTGGTCTATCCCTCCGGCGAGCTGGAGATCGACTTCCTGGCCCGCACCTTCCGCAACACCACCGGCTTCGACCTCAATCCGGACTTCGCCGAGACGCCCGGCGCCCGCGACCCTCTGGGGGCCAGCGTCGGCGCCTTCCTGGCCTGCGTCCGCGGAGAGCGGGGCCGTCCCGTCGTGACCGGCGAGGAGGCCGCCCGGGCCCTCGACCTCGCCCTCGCCATCGAAAGGGCGGTGGACGAAGCCGGTCCCCGTCACCACGTCTGA
- a CDS encoding NADP-dependent oxidoreductase yields MTTSREIRLRSRPQGLPAAANFELATVELAAPGPGEVQVRNTWMTVDPYMRGRMNDVKSYVPPFQLGRPLEGGAIGEVIASNDPSLKPGDLVQSNFGWREAFNAPASSVQKLNTHGLPTEAFLGVAGMPGLTAYAGLLRVAALKPGDVVFVSGAAGAVGSLVCQIAKLKGHKVIASAGGAEKARFLKDEIGVDAVIDYKATGDSAAALTAALAEAAPEGIDVYFDNVGGGHLEAALNAARPYARFAICGMISMYNAEAPVPGPANMALIIGKNLRLEGFIVSNHWDMMGDFLKELGAWHAKGQLKWRQTVREGIASAPDAFIGLFTGANMGKMLVKLA; encoded by the coding sequence ATGACCACTTCACGGGAAATCCGACTGCGCAGCCGCCCGCAGGGCCTGCCCGCAGCCGCCAATTTCGAGCTCGCCACCGTCGAGCTCGCCGCCCCCGGGCCGGGCGAGGTCCAGGTCCGCAACACCTGGATGACCGTCGATCCCTACATGCGCGGCCGCATGAACGACGTGAAGAGCTATGTCCCGCCCTTCCAGCTGGGGCGGCCCCTCGAGGGCGGCGCCATCGGCGAGGTGATCGCCTCGAACGACCCGTCCCTGAAGCCCGGCGACCTCGTCCAGTCCAACTTCGGCTGGCGCGAGGCCTTCAACGCTCCGGCCTCCAGCGTCCAGAAGCTCAACACCCATGGCCTCCCGACCGAGGCCTTCCTGGGCGTGGCCGGCATGCCGGGCCTGACCGCCTATGCGGGCCTGCTCCGCGTCGCCGCCCTCAAGCCGGGCGATGTGGTCTTCGTCTCCGGCGCCGCCGGGGCTGTCGGCTCCCTGGTCTGCCAGATCGCCAAGCTGAAGGGCCACAAGGTCATCGCCTCGGCCGGCGGCGCCGAGAAGGCCCGCTTCCTGAAGGACGAGATCGGGGTCGATGCGGTGATCGACTACAAGGCGACCGGTGACAGCGCCGCCGCCCTGACCGCCGCCCTGGCCGAGGCCGCGCCCGAGGGGATCGACGTCTATTTCGACAATGTCGGCGGCGGCCACCTGGAGGCGGCCCTGAACGCAGCCCGCCCCTACGCCCGGTTCGCCATCTGCGGCATGATCTCCATGTACAACGCCGAGGCCCCCGTTCCGGGCCCCGCCAACATGGCCCTGATCATCGGCAAGAACCTGCGGCTGGAAGGCTTCATCGTCTCCAACCACTGGGACATGATGGGCGACTTCCTGAAGGAACTCGGCGCCTGGCATGCCAAAGGCCAGCTGAAGTGGCGCCAGACCGTGCGCGAGGGCATCGCCTCCGCCCCCGACGCCTTCATCGGCCTCTTCACCGGGGCCAACATGGGCAAGATGCTGGTCAAGCTGGCCTAG
- a CDS encoding haloalkane dehalogenase encodes MIDALRTPDERFANLPDFPWAPRYIDDLPGYEGLRCAVIDEGPKSGAPTFLCLHGEPSWSFLYRRMIPAFLASGARVVAPDLFGFGRSDKPVDDAVYGFHFHRRMLLALVERLDLQDITLVVQDWGGLIGLTLPVEEGFRGRLSRLIVMNTTLATGSPPSPGFLAWRAYAKANPDLEVGALLGRGTPHLTEAECAAYDAPFPDIRYKAGVRAFPERVMTDPGMEGIEESLVAQDFWSKDFKGKVFMAIGEADMVLGPPVMENLRRFLPNCPEPLRIPEAGHFVQEWGGPVAEAALKSFASR; translated from the coding sequence ATGATCGACGCCCTGCGAACCCCCGACGAACGCTTCGCCAACCTGCCCGATTTTCCCTGGGCGCCGCGCTACATCGACGACCTGCCAGGTTACGAGGGCCTGCGCTGCGCCGTGATTGACGAAGGCCCGAAGTCCGGAGCGCCGACCTTCCTGTGCCTGCATGGCGAGCCGAGCTGGAGCTTTCTCTATCGCCGCATGATCCCGGCCTTCCTGGCCTCGGGCGCCCGGGTCGTAGCGCCCGACCTGTTCGGCTTCGGACGGTCGGACAAGCCGGTAGACGACGCCGTCTACGGCTTTCACTTCCATCGGCGCATGCTGCTGGCCCTGGTCGAGCGGCTGGACCTGCAGGACATCACCCTGGTGGTCCAGGACTGGGGCGGACTGATCGGCCTGACCCTGCCCGTGGAAGAAGGGTTCCGGGGCCGGCTCTCCCGCCTGATCGTCATGAATACGACCCTGGCGACGGGAAGTCCGCCTTCCCCGGGCTTCCTCGCCTGGCGCGCCTACGCCAAGGCCAATCCGGACCTTGAGGTGGGCGCCCTTCTCGGACGCGGGACGCCGCACCTGACGGAAGCTGAGTGCGCCGCCTACGACGCCCCGTTCCCGGACATCCGCTACAAGGCCGGGGTCCGGGCCTTTCCCGAACGGGTCATGACCGATCCGGGCATGGAGGGCATTGAGGAGAGCCTCGTCGCCCAGGACTTCTGGTCCAAGGACTTCAAGGGCAAGGTCTTCATGGCGATCGGCGAGGCCGACATGGTTCTGGGACCGCCGGTCATGGAGAACCTGAGGCGCTTCCTGCCAAACTGCCCCGAGCCCCTTCGGATCCCGGAGGCCGGACACTTCGTCCAGGAGTGGGGCGGCCCCGTCGCCGAGGCCGCCCTAAAGTCATTCGCCAGCCGCTAG